One Cupriavidus oxalaticus genomic region harbors:
- a CDS encoding LysR family transcriptional regulator: MPESLTQLSNAATLRKRLQMRHLRLALALAEHGSLRGAASEMALTQPAATKALHELEDTVGTLLFTRHARGITPTVFGEALIRYARVALSDLDALHDELAAIAAGEIGKVRIGAILAPVPDLLAGAINGLKARHPQLHIALQVDTSDVLVQALRQDALDVVVGRIPAGSLAEDLAFEPLCEEVLSIVARPGHPQARKRSVRLASLSSYPWIIQPAASPMRQIIDQTFRDARVPLPEDVIETSSIMATLPLLAGSDRIAVVPSAIAGYFAAMGALAILPVAMRGRLVPYGIVARKRRTATPGVRLLIDALRAACTAGGPPSAATAVSRIGRRG; encoded by the coding sequence ATGCCCGAATCCCTGACCCAGCTCAGCAACGCCGCCACGCTGCGCAAGCGCCTGCAAATGCGCCATCTTCGCCTGGCGCTGGCACTCGCCGAACACGGCTCGCTGCGTGGCGCCGCCAGCGAGATGGCGCTGACTCAGCCTGCGGCGACCAAGGCACTGCACGAGCTGGAAGACACCGTCGGAACGCTGCTGTTCACGCGCCACGCCCGCGGCATCACGCCGACCGTGTTCGGCGAGGCGCTGATCCGCTATGCGCGCGTGGCGCTGTCCGATCTCGATGCCTTGCACGACGAGCTTGCCGCCATCGCCGCGGGCGAGATCGGCAAGGTGCGCATCGGTGCGATCCTGGCACCGGTGCCAGACCTGCTGGCCGGCGCCATCAACGGACTCAAGGCACGGCACCCGCAGCTGCACATTGCGCTCCAGGTGGATACCAGCGACGTGCTGGTGCAGGCGCTGCGGCAGGATGCACTGGACGTGGTGGTCGGCCGTATCCCGGCCGGCTCGCTTGCCGAGGACCTGGCTTTCGAGCCCCTGTGCGAGGAGGTCCTGTCGATCGTAGCGCGCCCCGGGCATCCGCAGGCTCGCAAGCGCAGCGTACGGCTGGCGAGCCTGTCGAGCTATCCATGGATCATCCAGCCCGCCGCCAGCCCGATGCGCCAGATCATCGACCAGACCTTTCGCGATGCGCGCGTGCCCTTGCCGGAGGATGTCATCGAAACCTCATCCATCATGGCGACGCTGCCGCTGCTGGCGGGCAGCGACCGCATCGCCGTGGTACCCAGCGCGATCGCCGGCTATTTCGCCGCGATGGGCGCGCTGGCAATCCTGCCGGTGGCAATGCGGGGCCGGCTGGTCCCCTACGGCATCGTGGCGCGCAAGCGCCGTACCGCCACGCCCGGCGTGCGCTTGCTGATCGATGCGCTGCGCGCGGCGTGCACGGCCGGCGGCCCGCCATCGGCTGCCACCGCAGTCAGCAGGATCGGGCGGCGCGGCTAG